A stretch of Lathyrus oleraceus cultivar Zhongwan6 chromosome 6, CAAS_Psat_ZW6_1.0, whole genome shotgun sequence DNA encodes these proteins:
- the LOC127093191 gene encoding uncharacterized protein LOC127093191 yields the protein MAAEQVEPWHKLDDKVVLVTGGSSGLGCDFCLDLAKAGCRIVAAARRLDRLYSLCHQINNLYGNGTLRAVAVELDVSADSATIDRSIQKAWDAFGYIDALINNAGVRGSVKSPLNLSEEEWDHVLKTNLTGCWLVSKYVCKRMCDAQRKGSIINISSTSGLNRGQLSGAVAYASSKAGVNMLTKVMSLELGVHKIRVNSISPGIFKSEITEKLIEKAWLNNVITKINPLRSLVASDPALTSLARYLIHDSSEYVTGNNFIVDCGATLPGVPIYSSL from the exons atgGCAGCAGAACAGGTAGAGCCATGGCACAAGCTCGACGACAAAGTCGTGTTGGTAACCGGCGGTTCCTCCGGCCTGGGATGCGACTTCTGCCTCGATCTCGCTAAAGCCGGCTGCAGGATCGTCGCCGCTGCTCGCCGCCTCGACCGCCTCTACTCCCTCTGCCATCAAATCAATAATCTATACGGAAACGGAACCCTCCGTGCCGTGGCTGTGGAACTCGACGTCTCCGCCGATTCCGCTACCATTGACAGGTCCATTCAGAAGGCATGGGACGCCTTTGGATATATTGATGCCTTGATTAACAATGCTGGTGTAAGAG GAAGTGTTAAATCTCCCTTGAATTTGTCTGAGGAGGAATGGGATCATGTTCTCAAAACTAACTTAACTGGTTGTTGGTTGGTTTCAAAATATGTATGCAAACGCATGTGTGATGCCCAGCGAAAGGGATCAATTATTAATATTTCTTCAACTTCTGGTTTAAATCGGGGACAACTCAGTGGGGCTGTTGCATATGCATCTTCAAAGGCAGGCGTCAACATGCTAACAAAG GTCATGTCTTTGGAATTGGGGGTACACAAAATAAGAGTGAATTCAATATCCCCTGGAATTTTCAAATCTGAAATCACAGAAAAATTAATAGAAAAAGCTTGGCTGAATAATGTAATCACTAAAATAAACCCGTTGAGAAGTTTGGTTGCTTCAGACCCTGCATTAACATCATTGGCTCGTTACCTGATTCATGATTCTTCTGAATATGTTACGGGTAATAATTTTATTGTTGATTGTGGAGCAACTTTACCTGGTGTCCCGATTTATTCTTCTTTGTGA